One genomic region from Penaeus monodon isolate SGIC_2016 chromosome 24, NSTDA_Pmon_1, whole genome shotgun sequence encodes:
- the LOC119588991 gene encoding thyrotropin-releasing hormone receptor-like (The sequence of the model RefSeq protein was modified relative to this genomic sequence to represent the inferred CDS: added 19 bases not found in genome assembly), with amino-acid sequence MLVVVVAIFATLWLPYRTLLVYNSLLAMFGQQPFKDLWYLLFAKTCIFINSAINPILYNALSVKFRRSFKKMLSCGSSRAGNQWHLTLLNSEGVRRLGRSPSSGPAHRAVAHSSTRPLYPPTGTQVLDTALSAHASPLTPGN; translated from the exons CCATCTTCGCGACGCTGTGGCTGCCGTACCGCACGCTGCTGGTCTACAACTCACTGCTCGCCATGTTCGGGCAGCAGCCTTTCAAGGACCTGTGGTATCTCCTCTTCGCCAAGACATGCATCTTCATCAACAG CGCCATCAACCCGATCCTGTACAACGCTCTTTCGGTCAAGTTTCGTCGTTCGTTCAAGAAGATGCTCTCGTGTg gCAGCAGCCGGGCGGGCAACCAGTGGCACTTGACACTCCTAAACAGCGAAGGAGTGAGGCGCTTGGGCCGGTCACCGTCCTCTGGCCCCGCCCACCGTGCAGTCGCCCACTCCTCGACACGCCCCCTCTACCCGCCTACAGGCACGCAGGTTTTAGACACCGCCCTCAGCGCCCACGCCTCGCCTCTGACGCCAGGGAATTAG